In a genomic window of Helianthus annuus cultivar XRQ/B chromosome 10, HanXRQr2.0-SUNRISE, whole genome shotgun sequence:
- the LOC110881869 gene encoding zinc finger MYM-type protein 1-like, whose translation MPPVPKYKYPSGHQKRKKRKLEEEKRKADDVKQNRINKFFSKETQNSSYSLGDDNVGQEANVGQEANVGEDNVTVGEEGNVGEDNVTVGEDNMNVGEDNVNDTVDEDDVNPVPDIDIFDPRNWGGLSNDMIKELVTKGPKRDMDVKGPVDKFGRHFSNTMYTRILSNRETCDREWLVYSKKLDKLYCFCCKVFRTRHPKGGLDDEGYNDWRHASGRLKEHEVGLEHFKNMNEWFELRQRLKCKETIDKGAYEHFRKEKDYWKQVILRIIALVKFLAKYGLAFRGSNEKLYQKGNGNFLGLVEMLEEFDPIMKEHVRRVLNEEFHVHFLSHNIQNELIQLLGDKVRTEIIKKVKQAKYYSIILDCTPDTSHQEQMSIIVRYVNFNSSSVTIEESFLGFLVVDDTTGLGLFEVTCKELESLDLDIGDMRGQGYDNGANMRGKNKGVQTRFLEKNPRAFYSACGCHSLNLALCDMANTITKSKEFFGTIQRLYTIFAHSINRWQILKDNVKGLTLKSLSTTRWESRIDSIKPIRTQLGDVRKALREVRGTDRDAKIISEAKSLEEYELGDFEFLAQIVIWFELLSKVNMVSKRLQAKDVVLDVAIDEVDKLIKFFKNYREVGFSKALDEAREIANEIGVNAVFRQKRVIYRKKQFDESSSVEEVTFSPEEDFRVNYFLSIIDQAIFSLETRFEQYQKFEKIFGFLFPKKLKTLDEAKLKECCYRLDDALKYEGESDIDAKELCS comes from the coding sequence ATGCCTCCCGTTCCTAAATACAAATACCCATCCGGCCATCAAAAACGTAAGAAGAGGAAGCTAGAGGAAGAGAAAAGAAAGGCGGACGACGTAAAACAAAACCGAATAAACAAgtttttttcaaaagaaactcAAAATTCTAGTTATAGCTTGGGTGATGATAATGTGGGTCAAGAGGCTAATGTGGGTCAAGAGGCTAATGTGGGCGAAGACAATGTGACCGTAGGTGAAGAAGGTAATGTGGGCGAAGACAATGTGACCGTAGGTGAAGACAACATGAATGTAGGTGAAGATAATGTTAATGATACCGTAGATGAAGATGATGTTAATCCGGTTCCGGATATTGATATTTTTGATCCTAGAAATTGGGGTGGGCTTAGTAATGACATGATTAAAGAGTTGGTTACGAAAGGTCCAAAAAGAGATATGGATGTTAAGGGCCCCGTGGATAAATTTGGAAGACATTTTTCTAATACCATGTACACTAGAATTTTATCAAATAGGGAGACGTGCGATAGAGAATGGCTAGTGTATTCGAAAAAACTTGACAAACTCTATTGTTTTTGTTGTAAAGTTTTTAGAACGCGGCATCCGAAAGGTGGGTTGGATGATGAAGGTTATAACGATTGGAGACATGCCAGTGGTAGACTTAAAGAACATGAAGTTGGTTTAGAACATTTCAAGAATATGAATGAATGGTTTGAATTGCGGCAAAGGTTGAAATGCAAAGAAACAATTGACAAAGGGGCATATGAGCACTTTAGAAAAGAAAAAGATTATTGGAAACAAGTCATCTTAAGGATTATTGCACTTGTGAAGTTTCTTGCAAAATATGGCTTAGCGTTTCGTGGGTCAAATGAGAAGTTGTATCAAAAAGGAAATGGAAACTTTTTGGGTTTGGTTGAGATGTTGGAAGAGTTTGACCCGATTATGAAAGAACATGTGCGCCGAGTTTTGAATGAAGAGTTCCATGTACACTTTCTTAGCCACAATATTCAAAACGAGTTGATACAATTATTAGGGGATAAAGTTAGAACCGAAATCATCAAGAAAGTTAAGCAAGCAAAGTATTACTCCATCATCCTCGATTGCACGCCTGATACAAGTCACCAAGAGCAAATGTCCATAATTGTGAGGTATGTGAATTTTAACTCTAGTTCTGTGACCATTGAGGAAtcctttttaggttttttggttgtTGATGATACCACGGGTTTAGGACTTTTTGAAGTAACATGTAAGGAATTAGAGTCGCTTGATCTTGATATTGGTGATATGCGTGGTCAAGGCTACGATAATGGGGCAAACATGAGAGGAAAAAACAAAGGAGTTCAAactagatttttagaaaaaaatcctagagctttctaTAGTGCTTGTGGTTGTCATAGTCTAAATCTAGCATTGTGTGACATGGCTAACACAATTACTAAGTCTAAGGAATTTTTTGGAACAATACAACGGTTATATACTATCTTTGCCCATTCTATTAATAGGTGGCAAATTTTGAAAGACAATGTTAAAGGATTAACTCTTAAATCATTGTCTACAACTCGTTGGGAAAGTCGTATAGATAGTATTAAGCCTATAAGAACTCAACTTGGAGATGTAAGAAAAGCTTTGCGAGAAGTTAGGGGGACGGATAGAGATGCTAAAATCATAAGTGAAGCTAAATCATTAGAAGAGTATGAACTTGGTGATTTTGAATTTTTGGCACAAATTGTCATTTGGTTTGAATTATTATCAAAGGTGAATATGGTGAGCAAACGGTTGCAAGCAAAAGATGTTGTTCTTGATGTTGCTATTGATGAAGTGGACAAATTAATTAAATTCTTTAAGAATTATAGAGAAGTGGGGTTCTCTAAGGCACTTGATGAAGCTAGAGAAATTGCAAATGAAATAGGTGTTAATGCGGTATTTCGTCAAAAACGTGTGATATATAGGAAAAAACAATTTGATGAATCGTCAAGTGTAGAAGAAGTAACATTTTCACCCGAGGAggattttagagtaaattatttTTTAAGTATTATTGATCAAGCTATTTTTTCACTTGAAACAAGATTTGAACAATACCAAAAATTCGAAAAAATATTTGGGTTTTTGTTTC